The proteins below come from a single Arthrobacter crystallopoietes genomic window:
- a CDS encoding alpha/beta fold hydrolase has protein sequence MNSNEGTRTRERVLAAIPLVEKIRTLNGVSTAVLEGGDGPPIVLLHSAGEFAAVWIRVIPELMKTHHLVIPDLPGQGASEIVDGIPLDAEGVLAWLGELIDQTCDSAPTLVGHTVGGALAARYVANHGHRIANLVLVDTVGLGWYRPSPSFAIPMMGFMARPTAKSRDRFFSKCFLDGEQIRRQTGDSWEPLMDYALDRVRTASVQASARRQITGLGMRPIPPADLVRIDVPTTLIHGRHDLQVRLKTVEEAAARYGWALHVIEDCRDDPAFEQPTAFIDALRAALEPA, from the coding sequence GTGAACAGCAATGAAGGGACGCGAACCCGGGAGCGCGTGCTTGCCGCGATCCCGCTGGTAGAAAAGATTCGGACGCTCAATGGCGTCTCCACTGCCGTGTTGGAAGGCGGCGACGGCCCACCCATCGTGCTGTTGCACAGTGCCGGGGAGTTCGCCGCTGTGTGGATCCGGGTGATACCCGAACTCATGAAGACGCATCATCTGGTCATACCGGATCTGCCCGGGCAAGGCGCATCGGAAATCGTCGACGGGATCCCGCTGGACGCGGAGGGTGTGCTGGCATGGCTCGGTGAACTCATCGACCAGACCTGTGATTCCGCGCCCACGCTGGTAGGACACACGGTGGGCGGTGCACTCGCTGCCCGGTATGTGGCTAATCATGGTCATCGCATCGCCAATCTCGTGCTGGTGGATACTGTGGGTCTGGGCTGGTATCGACCCTCACCGAGCTTTGCCATACCCATGATGGGCTTCATGGCCCGGCCCACCGCCAAAAGCCGGGATCGGTTCTTCTCCAAGTGTTTCCTGGACGGAGAGCAGATCCGGCGGCAGACCGGCGACAGCTGGGAGCCTTTGATGGACTACGCGCTCGACCGGGTCCGTACAGCGAGCGTCCAGGCGTCAGCACGCCGGCAGATAACGGGTTTGGGCATGCGGCCGATTCCGCCGGCGGACCTGGTCCGGATCGATGTTCCGACAACCCTGATCCACGGTCGCCATGACCTGCAGGTGCGGCTCAAGACAGTTGAAGAGGCCGCTGCCCGTTACGGCTGGGCGCTGCACGTGATCGAAGACTGCCGCGACGATCCGGCCTTCGAACAGCCGACCGCCTTTATTGATGCTCTGCGTGCGGCGCTGGAACCTGCGTGA
- a CDS encoding class I SAM-dependent methyltransferase, translating into MTDTTSMQPADAKPSIREAWDRIAPAFDEFMTPQSVRFGEEVLRRADIGPGVKFLDVAAGSGALSIPAARLGAEVLATDISPVMIECLTARAHSEGMSNLEARVMDGCALDLPDGVFDVVASQHGVSLFPDVLAGLAELRRVTKPGGQAIVVAFGRLQKAEFIGFFMGAIRAAVPQAPALPVDPPPLPFQLADPEVFRGKLSEAGFAEVAVETVSWDMQIESAASLWKTAASSNPIGAGMAAGLTDDQRTDALQVLTGMLRERAAGRPVAELKTEINIGTARKL; encoded by the coding sequence ATGACTGACACCACATCAATGCAGCCGGCCGATGCCAAGCCATCGATCCGGGAAGCATGGGACAGGATTGCGCCCGCGTTTGATGAGTTTATGACACCTCAGAGCGTCCGGTTCGGCGAAGAAGTGCTCCGCCGGGCAGACATCGGTCCGGGCGTCAAGTTCCTCGACGTCGCGGCCGGCAGCGGTGCCCTGAGTATCCCTGCCGCCCGTCTGGGGGCCGAGGTCCTTGCTACCGACATTTCGCCGGTAATGATCGAATGCCTCACGGCCCGTGCCCACTCAGAGGGGATGTCGAACCTAGAGGCCCGGGTGATGGATGGCTGCGCCCTCGATCTTCCAGACGGCGTATTCGACGTTGTTGCGTCGCAGCATGGAGTTTCCCTGTTCCCCGACGTCCTGGCCGGTCTCGCCGAACTGCGGCGGGTAACCAAACCGGGCGGACAGGCGATCGTCGTGGCCTTCGGGCGGCTGCAGAAGGCTGAGTTTATCGGGTTCTTCATGGGTGCCATCCGGGCTGCAGTTCCACAGGCTCCGGCGCTGCCAGTGGATCCGCCGCCACTGCCATTCCAGCTGGCGGATCCAGAGGTGTTCCGCGGCAAGCTCAGCGAGGCCGGGTTCGCCGAAGTTGCTGTGGAAACGGTCAGCTGGGACATGCAGATAGAATCCGCGGCGAGCCTGTGGAAGACTGCCGCGTCGAGCAATCCGATCGGGGCAGGAATGGCTGCGGGTCTGACCGACGATCAACGAACCGATGCGCTCCAAGTGTTAACGGGTATGCTTCGGGAGCGTGCCGCGGGCCGACCGGTCGCAGAACTGAAAACGGAGATCAACATCGGCACCGCACGAAAGCTGTGA